The proteins below are encoded in one region of Thermosulfurimonas marina:
- a CDS encoding phenylacetate--CoA ligase family protein, whose product MYQPRLETMPREELERLQLERLRRTLAHIQRNNPRYAQRFSGIAPEDLQDLSQVKELPFITKDELREAYPLGLACAPKEAFVRFHMSSGTTGTPVINPYTRADVEQWAEIMARCLAAAGVTAADVLQITPGFGLFNGGFGFHYGAERLGCFVVPIGPGRTLMQLKFIKDFRTTALGAIASYPLRLIEVAREEGFDFRETALRVGIFGAEVWSDETRRYIEEAMGIETFDIIGMTETGGVGLGIDCRAHEGIHVWEDHYLVEIVHPETGEVLPDGEEGEMVVTTLTREGLPLIRYRTRDITRILSRERCSCGRTMLRVDRIKGRTDDMLKVKGVNFYPRQIEEILMRHPETTPEYLIRIGKRAGKDFVEILVECRQRDESLREKLAEEIYNFLGFHAEVKLLSEGELPRHPGKAKRVERVEG is encoded by the coding sequence ATGTATCAGCCGCGTCTGGAGACCATGCCCCGTGAAGAACTGGAAAGACTCCAACTGGAGCGTCTGCGCCGGACCCTGGCCCATATCCAAAGGAACAATCCCCGCTACGCCCAGAGATTTTCCGGAATAGCCCCGGAGGACCTGCAGGATCTCTCGCAGGTAAAAGAACTCCCCTTCATCACCAAGGATGAATTGCGGGAGGCCTATCCCTTGGGCCTGGCCTGTGCTCCCAAGGAGGCCTTCGTACGTTTTCATATGTCTTCCGGGACCACGGGCACCCCGGTCATTAATCCTTACACCCGGGCGGATGTGGAACAGTGGGCGGAAATCATGGCCCGGTGTCTGGCCGCGGCAGGAGTGACCGCTGCGGACGTGCTCCAGATCACCCCGGGATTTGGCCTTTTCAATGGAGGCTTCGGCTTCCACTACGGGGCCGAACGCCTCGGCTGCTTTGTGGTGCCCATCGGCCCGGGCCGCACCCTTATGCAACTTAAATTCATCAAGGATTTCAGGACCACGGCCCTGGGAGCCATCGCCTCCTACCCCCTGCGCCTTATCGAAGTAGCCCGGGAGGAGGGTTTTGACTTTCGGGAGACCGCCCTCCGGGTGGGCATCTTCGGAGCCGAGGTCTGGAGCGACGAGACCCGCCGTTACATCGAAGAGGCCATGGGCATCGAGACCTTCGATATCATCGGCATGACCGAGACCGGAGGCGTAGGCCTGGGTATAGACTGCCGCGCCCATGAGGGGATCCACGTCTGGGAGGATCACTATCTGGTGGAGATTGTGCACCCGGAGACCGGAGAGGTCCTACCGGACGGAGAGGAGGGGGAAATGGTGGTCACCACCCTTACCCGGGAGGGCCTTCCTCTCATCCGTTACCGCACCCGGGACATCACCCGCATCCTCTCTCGGGAGCGTTGCAGCTGCGGACGCACCATGCTCCGGGTGGACCGCATCAAAGGTCGCACCGACGACATGCTCAAGGTCAAGGGGGTAAACTTCTACCCCCGACAGATCGAAGAAATCCTCATGCGACATCCGGAGACCACCCCCGAATATCTCATCCGCATCGGAAAACGCGCCGGAAAGGACTTCGTGGAGATCCTGGTGGAGTGCCGCCAGCGCGACGAAAGTCTGCGGGAAAAACTGGCCGAAGAGATTTACAATTTCCTGGGCTTCCACGCAGAGGTAAAACTCCTTTCCGAAGGGGAACTTCCCCGGCATCCGGGCAAGGCCAAACGGGTGGAAAGGGTGGAGGGCTAG
- a CDS encoding ExbD/TolR family protein: MAGISRKGLLSEINVTPLVDVMLVLLIIFMITAPLLTTGLKVDLPETQAGELQATGKPLVIVITREGKILVGRKVLSLKRLSRWLAEARSAGLIKEVQLQADRRVPYEVVARVLGELSAAGITSVALVTQPLEHEGS, translated from the coding sequence ATGGCCGGGATTTCCCGAAAAGGACTCCTTTCCGAGATCAACGTGACCCCTCTGGTGGATGTCATGCTGGTCCTTTTGATCATCTTTATGATCACCGCGCCCCTTCTTACCACCGGCCTTAAGGTAGACCTCCCCGAGACCCAGGCGGGAGAACTGCAGGCTACCGGAAAGCCTCTGGTGATTGTGATCACCCGGGAGGGGAAGATCTTGGTGGGCCGGAAGGTCCTTTCTCTAAAAAGGCTTTCCCGCTGGCTTGCGGAGGCCCGCTCCGCCGGCCTCATTAAAGAGGTCCAGCTCCAGGCCGACCGTCGTGTGCCCTACGAGGTAGTGGCCCGGGTCCTGGGAGAACTCTCGGCCGCAGGCATCACCTCCGTGGCCCTGGTGACCCAACCCCTGGAGCATGAAGGGTCTTAA
- a CDS encoding pyridoxal phosphate-dependent aminotransferase — protein sequence MIATQIKGYLERASWIRKMFEEGARLKAQYGPERVCDFSLGNPDVPPPPEVRKALEEILAEDRPELHAYMPNAGFPFAREAMARKVSREQGVSVSAEEVVLTCGAAGGLNIIFKTLLEPGDEVVFPSPFFVEYVFYVENHRGVPRPVATREDFSLDLEALEAAIGKKTKAVLLNSPHNPTGRLYPEEDLAALSELLRGKSQALGRPVYLVSDEPYRNLVFDGKRTPTIFQHYEASFVVGSFSKELSLPGERIGFVAVHPEMPGKEEILAALILANRILGFVNAPALAQRIAARCAETLVEVSVYQRRRDLLCEILAEAGLEFVRPEGAFYVFPKTPVDDVEFCRLLQEELILAVPGRGFGAPGHIRLAFCVDERVIERSREGFKRAVEKARKGG from the coding sequence GTGATCGCCACCCAGATCAAAGGCTATCTGGAAAGGGCCTCCTGGATAAGGAAGATGTTTGAAGAGGGGGCCCGGCTTAAGGCCCAATACGGGCCCGAACGGGTCTGCGATTTCAGCCTGGGCAATCCCGATGTGCCTCCCCCCCCGGAGGTGCGCAAGGCCCTAGAGGAGATCCTGGCGGAGGATCGTCCGGAACTCCACGCCTATATGCCTAACGCCGGCTTTCCCTTCGCCCGAGAGGCCATGGCCCGCAAGGTAAGCCGCGAGCAAGGGGTGTCGGTCTCTGCGGAAGAAGTGGTTCTCACCTGTGGGGCCGCCGGGGGGCTCAACATCATCTTCAAGACCCTGCTTGAGCCCGGAGACGAAGTGGTCTTCCCCTCGCCTTTCTTTGTGGAATACGTCTTTTATGTGGAAAATCACCGGGGGGTGCCCCGACCGGTAGCCACTCGCGAGGACTTTTCCCTGGACCTGGAAGCCCTGGAAGCGGCTATCGGGAAAAAGACCAAGGCCGTTCTCCTGAACTCTCCCCACAATCCCACGGGTAGACTCTATCCGGAAGAAGACCTGGCGGCCCTTTCCGAACTCTTGCGGGGGAAGAGCCAGGCCCTAGGCCGGCCCGTCTACCTGGTCTCCGACGAGCCCTACCGTAACCTGGTCTTCGACGGAAAGCGTACTCCGACGATCTTCCAGCATTACGAAGCCAGTTTCGTGGTGGGGAGCTTTTCCAAGGAACTAAGCCTTCCGGGAGAACGGATCGGCTTTGTGGCCGTACACCCGGAAATGCCGGGAAAGGAAGAAATTCTGGCCGCCCTCATCTTGGCCAACCGCATCCTGGGCTTCGTTAACGCCCCGGCTCTGGCCCAGCGTATCGCCGCCCGGTGTGCGGAGACCCTGGTGGAAGTCTCGGTCTATCAGCGCCGGCGGGATCTTCTCTGTGAAATTCTGGCCGAAGCGGGCCTGGAATTCGTGCGTCCGGAAGGGGCCTTTTACGTCTTTCCCAAGACCCCGGTGGATGATGTGGAGTTCTGTCGGCTGCTTCAGGAAGAGCTTATTCTGGCCGTGCCCGGACGGGGCTTCGGGGCCCCGGGGCACATTCGCCTGGCCTTCTGCGTTGACGAAAGGGTGATTGAAAGGTCCCGCGAGGGTTTTAAGCGGGCCGTAGAAAAAGCTCGGAAGGGAGGTTAG
- the cbiB gene encoding adenosylcobinamide-phosphate synthase CbiB encodes MGGRGLYLLLAVLLDRLLGDPSFGHPVRLIGFLGEAGFRVFKSLRALGGLLTLFFCGGLFVGLVWGSVKGVPWLEPLWLFYFLALTSLEREVGQVFEALKGEGLSAARKRLRYLVSRRVELLDETGVIRGALETLAENFNDGFCGPLFWYVVGGLPGTAFYKVVETLDSMFGYPYGPYRAFGWPIARLDDLLNLVPARLSAVFLALAAPFCGGSFFETLRVALRDAPAHPSPNAGWPEAALAGALGISLGGPIPYPRGWEERAWLGEGLRAPRLEDYSCALRLTRLAALWALATALLVFFF; translated from the coding sequence GTGGGAGGAAGGGGCCTTTATCTTCTCCTAGCGGTGCTCCTTGATCGCCTGTTGGGAGATCCCTCCTTCGGGCATCCGGTAAGACTCATCGGGTTTTTAGGAGAAGCGGGCTTCCGGGTTTTCAAATCTTTAAGGGCCCTGGGAGGGCTCTTGACCCTCTTTTTCTGCGGGGGACTTTTTGTGGGATTGGTCTGGGGCTCGGTAAAGGGGGTCCCCTGGCTTGAACCCCTGTGGCTCTTTTATTTTCTGGCCTTGACCTCTCTGGAAAGAGAGGTGGGCCAGGTCTTTGAGGCCCTGAAGGGGGAGGGGCTTTCTGCGGCCCGCAAGCGCCTGCGGTATCTGGTCTCCCGTCGGGTGGAACTTCTGGATGAGACCGGGGTGATCCGCGGGGCGCTGGAGACCCTGGCCGAAAATTTCAACGACGGGTTCTGTGGCCCGCTTTTCTGGTATGTGGTGGGCGGACTTCCCGGGACGGCCTTTTACAAGGTGGTGGAAACCCTAGATTCTATGTTCGGCTATCCTTACGGTCCTTATCGGGCCTTCGGCTGGCCTATAGCCCGTCTGGATGATCTTCTGAATCTGGTCCCGGCCCGGCTTTCTGCGGTTTTTCTAGCCCTTGCGGCTCCCTTTTGCGGAGGTTCCTTTTTCGAGACCCTGCGGGTGGCCCTGCGGGACGCCCCGGCCCACCCTTCCCCCAACGCCGGCTGGCCGGAGGCTGCCTTAGCCGGAGCCCTGGGTATTTCCCTGGGAGGCCCCATTCCCTATCCCCGGGGGTGGGAGGAGCGGGCCTGGCTCGGGGAAGGGCTGCGGGCTCCCCGTCTGGAGGATTATTCTTGCGCCCTGCGGCTCACTCGCCTAGCGGCCCTTTGGGCCCTGGCTACGGCGCTTTTGGTCTTTTTCTTTTGA
- a CDS encoding energy transducer TonB produces MRRRLEALKKEVSQKEASGGGREIPENFGALLRTHLQSFWEIPASLSGRRDLSALVVLRLSSTGELLGYRFLRSSGNPLFDRAVEAALKAASPYPPPGRPLEIRVLFRPEGLS; encoded by the coding sequence TTGCGTCGGAGATTGGAAGCGCTCAAGAAGGAGGTTTCCCAGAAAGAGGCCTCCGGAGGGGGGAGAGAGATCCCTGAAAACTTCGGGGCCCTTTTAAGGACCCATCTTCAGAGCTTTTGGGAAATTCCGGCCTCCCTTTCCGGTCGCAGAGATCTTTCGGCCCTGGTGGTGTTGCGTCTTTCGTCCACCGGGGAACTTCTCGGGTATCGCTTCCTCCGCTCTTCCGGGAATCCCCTTTTTGACCGGGCGGTGGAGGCCGCCCTTAAGGCGGCCAGTCCCTATCCTCCCCCCGGAAGACCCCTGGAGATCCGGGTCCTTTTTCGGCCCGAGGGCCTGAGCTAG